The genomic stretch TACACTTAAGAGGCTACTGGCACACAATAGTTCTTAGTCCGAAAGCTTTCTGAAGTCCCTTCTTATTTCCTGTTTAAAGGCAAACAAACTCCTGACACTTAATCAGAAGTGATGGAACTTCAACTTCTAATCACTGACAAAAATCTTCTGCTCTAAAATTCACATGGCAGCCCggtaaaacattttctttggtgGCCCCAAGCTGAGCAGTCATTTGTGCTAGGCAGACAAAAATGCAGATCAGGGAGTCCAGTATCCCTCCCCAGAAAAACTGAGATAATAATCATCAACATAAAGTGCTTGAAATATCTTCTGAGGGCAAATAACCTTTAACAAGCATATGAGAGAACTGGCATTCTGAAAACCACACACATTAagtctggttttgtgtttctAGGGGAaggcagaaatacagatttttgcaTGAGACTTGTTTTGCATTTACAAAATTCAGAAACTAGTCTGTGGGGGGTGTTCTGATGCTTTAGACTAATTCAGTATCTTTTTGACTTGTGAAGTCAGCATTTACCCATGAACAGAcggaaaaaatatattatttgaaGCAAGGGTTTGAGTAACAACCAAGCCAAGATGGCCCGAGGAATACTGAAAAAGTCCTAATAATCACTTACTCAGGGATCACTGAAAACACACATTAGACAAGCAAAAATGGGTTGCCTGAGCATGCTGCCAAAAGTGAAAGCAGTAAAGACTATAATCAGCTGTGTTCCCACAGAAGCTTTATTGAATATGTAGATATATGAGCCATCAGTTGTAAGCAGAAGGATCAGGTCTTTTCCATGGCAATTTCCTCTTTTGATACAAGTTCGAGAGAATTGGGATGAGCTGTCCTATTGCACCAAGAGACACATACCTTGTGTTTCCAGAGATCACTTTCCAGTGGAAATATCAGCATTTGCTTTATAGgttcttttttacattttcaacTGCTTATTGTAATGAGAGCAGCTTTAACCATTCAACAGAAGTCCATCTTACTGCAAGAGTGACTCTACCTAGCCTTCTAGGTACATAACAATAGGACTCTGGAACCAGAAGAGCTAAACAGCTTGATCCAAAGTCTTCTGCACTCCACCCTGGGAAAAGGAAGCCAAACCAATATTTTATGCTACAGTAGCCTGTTTGAGTTTGACTTGAGTCACATACAGGTGATTTTTCAGATCTTTGCCCCAGCAGCCTTCAGAACAACCTAGATCAATGTGTTTCTgaagtcaaagaagaaaaagaagtattttagtCTCTCATCTAGGgtaaaatacagaagacatgGAACATATGGACATTATCAAACCCTTTACCAGCTCAAATATTCCCATAATCCtacaagaataaaattattattataattaagGGCTAATTTAAGGAATGTACAATATTTACAGCCATTAAAACTACACTGAGGATACTAAGTAATAGGAGAACAAAGTAAAGGGAAGTAAGGACAGAGCTAGGAGGAGTTTCCCAGGCTCCTTCCTATTGTACATAACTGAGGAGTACATCCATTTCCTCTGATACTTTAAATAGCAAATGCCATTCAGGGCCTACCTAGATCTTCTCTTGATAACCTCTCTCCAGGAATTCATCTTTAGCACAAGGTTAGAGATGCTATCTTGTTCCACATAAAATTTATTGTAGCTTAAAAAGAGAGCTTATAGCAGCCAATGGGCCTGCCTCCCAGCTTAGCAGGAGTCAATAACGCCCTCTGTTCCCATGGATGTGAGAATTAGTCACAAGCCAACAGTCGTCTTGGACTATGTGACCAGATCTCAGAAGAGTAGAGTGCTTTCTGTAATATCAGAACAAGGCAAATTCATTCCTCAGGCCAGTTTACTTCAGTTCAGGTATGAGCTGAGACCAACTAATGTCCGTTCCTAAGTTTTCATCCTCAAGACCAGGAAAGCTGATGTCTAAAAGGATTTTGCTCAGACTGTCATTCATTGTGTCCAGGATAAGGCCCTCCATGAGAGATCGGTTTTCAGTAAAACCAGAGGCTGGCAGTTCAACAGATGATTGCTTAGTAGACTCATGAATAAAAGCTGGAGAGCTCGTGAGGGGGGCATGCACCATGTCACTGGATTCTGTAATGAGCAGTTCCCGAGGGGACTCAAAGAGGGGATTTTTAAGGGGTGTGCTGTTAAAACCCAGCAAGTCCTGGTTCTCCTGGAGGGGTGTGAACGGCAGCTGAAGGGTTCTCACTGGACTGAAGTCCAGCTCGTGACTTCCCTTTGCTAAGGGTGCAGATTTCCAGGGGTCAAGGCCCCCTAATGGAGGGCTGGTAGTTGCTGAGACTTTGCTGGGAGTGGACGAAACTGGTAATTTGCTGAACATCTCCTTGACTGGGGTTTTAAAGGGCCCCTCTTCAccctgtgagcagctgagctGTGATACATTCTCAAGAGGCTGCCCTTCCTGCAGGAAGGAGCGGTCTGCCCCTAACCGAAAAGGGTCAAAGCCGTTGCTTTCTGGCAGAACAAGGACAGGCTCTTCTGAGCAAGGCAGTGCTAGGCGTTGTTTCCTTCTGGACCTGCCTATTTCCCGCCTTTCCCTCCTCTTTATAACTAACGTGTCAGAAACACCCTTAGGTGGTGACTTCAGGACGGTGAattgtttcttctcctttgtgGATGCAACTGGGAGCAACAAACCTGGCTCTTCCTTCACCATTAGGGTTGAAGCAAATGGGGTCAGCCAGTCATCCAGCTGAGagctttcttcctcctttataCAGACACTCTCAGGGAAAGAAGCCGATGCCTCAccaggctgggagctgctctCCTTTAGGGAATGGGTTGGGGAAAATAAACCTTCATCGCATTGACTCTCCTCCTTGACAGTGGCTGTGGGTAAAGAGGATGATTCTTCTGCAGAGAGTGACATCTACAAAGAAACACAAGTGACATGTTGTCAGCAAGCAAGCATGTAACCTACGCAAAACCCAAAGgacagtaaaaggaagaaaagattggCACTTAAGGACAGCAGAACAGGTAAGAGGAGGATTTTCAGAAAGCACTAACTCTACAACAGTGAGAGATTGAGCTCTGTGTGATGTTGATACAAAGGAGCCTGAAGATCACATCAGAAGTATTTTAGATACATGACTGAAAGTCATGCCCTTCAGAGCACTTCTGCTCTAAGGAACTTCTAGGAGTACAGGCAGAAGGAGAgtcaaatatttctggaaaagtgTAATCCCTTTGATTCTTCCTTACCTACCTACATGTGAAATAACAAAATGAATGAGGACAGATTTCCCagaagccaaggaaaaaaaaaattgatgttaGAAAAAGAGCACAGGGAAAAGATAAATCATAGCAGGAGAGAACATAAAGCAGCaggcacacaaagaaaaaaaggattatgGTTAGACAGGATGGAAGAAGTTAAAGCTTTAAAATGTCTAAGCATCCAAGAGCAGTCAGTGAGATGCCAGGAGAATGACCTGTTAATAGCTGTTTTGCTTGAGCCCAGAATAACTGGGAACTCCACAGAATTAGCAGACAGCAGGTAATGAAAAACTCTGTGAAGAGACTACATGCAAATAAATTCTCTTTCAAAAGAAGTTCCCTATGTTATTTGTCTCTTCAGAGTTATCAAAAATCTGATAGGGGGCAGAACAAAGCCATTtctcccatttcttcatgtccaAGCAATAGGGAAACATTGTCTTGACCAGATCATAGAGCCCTCTCCTCTAGTGAATTACAGTAACATCCTTAGAGCAAGTCAGCTAGCAGGTAATAGTCACCTTAGAGACAGAAAAGGACAGCAAGGATTATCACTGGCTAGATCCTTAATATGAGCTTAGAGTTTTAGAGCACCTAATAAAGATGCATGAAGGAACAAACCATATGAAGAAGTGTCCATAGAAAGCAAAAGCTATAGAAAAGACataaccaaacaaaaatcccccccaaaaaacaccaccCATCCcctcccccaaaagaaaaaaaaaaaaagaccctcagaaaacaaaaaaaagaagccaaCCTTTGGAGCAATGCGCACACGCTTATTGCTCCGGAAAGTCTCTGAGCTGCTGAGGGATGCTCCCTGTGCCATGGATAGAGGAACCTTCATAGAAGGCTGCAAGACAAGAGGCTGACTCAAAGGAAACTGGATCGGAACCAGGTAGGAGTTGATGCGAGGAAGCAAAGGCTTCATCTTTCGGCCTGGAACGGAAAAGAATGGACTTGCTATCCTCTTGCCCTTCCTCTACTACCTCTTGAAACCCAGGCATCTGATAGGAAGTCCTTCTAAATACCCCAAAATAAACATCCGATCAGTGATAGGCCCACTTGTCGTCTTTGTTAATTTTGAGGATACAAATCCCAAGCCAGGAGGCCTGATGAACAAGAAAAATAGTCCTTCATACAGATCTTAGCCCTCAAGATGCGGCAAGCTCTGCTCTCACTCGAGTACCCAgtcccctccatctccccatcACATCCTCTCTCAGACACAGCAATACTGCCTTTGGCTCCAAACCTGACAGCAGGAATCCTAAAAGCTGCCAAACAATTTCCACTTTTATTCCTGAGGAATCTGGGAGGGGCCCAGGTTTATGAGACTGGTTTTCTTTGGCCCAGGCTGATGTAGACACTCACGTGCATTCTGGGGttcagttttgctgctgctgttgcttcccATGTTCTTCTGGGTATCTGGAGgatatttcttctgctgctgcagtcattgtgaaataagaaaga from Athene noctua chromosome 3, bAthNoc1.hap1.1, whole genome shotgun sequence encodes the following:
- the FOXM1 gene encoding forkhead box protein M1 encodes the protein MRTSPRRPLILKRRKLTLPQKNASSTSARHEDSGQDEKTPKQEHSQEKQHNSQPRDKTDCGLQTFPAGIKIIDHPTMPNTQVVAIPTNADIQSIIEALTAKGKECGNNGPNKFILISSGGTSRSAGPTPSQHLPSEKKPSAAAKTADGQEGEKNVTQTPGLAGGKMLWHSGIDSVAGQERESNSSGETTSSVLDNSLTNIQWLGKMRSDGLSPCSVKQDTEKENQVPLRETIKTEEDSAAAAIPTTAAASSWQDSVSERPPYSYMAMIQFAINSTEKKRMTLKDIYTWIEDHFPYFKHVAKPGWKNSIRHNLSLHDMFVRETSANGKISFWTIHPDANRCLTLDQVFKPLDLGSPTSPEHFESQQKKYPPDTQKNMGSNSSSKTEPQNARRKMKPLLPRINSYLVPIQFPLSQPLVLQPSMKVPLSMAQGASLSSSETFRSNKRVRIAPKMSLSAEESSSLPTATVKEESQCDEGLFSPTHSLKESSSQPGEASASFPESVCIKEEESSQLDDWLTPFASTLMVKEEPGLLLPVASTKEKKQFTVLKSPPKGVSDTLVIKRRERREIGRSRRKQRLALPCSEEPVLVLPESNGFDPFRLGADRSFLQEGQPLENVSQLSCSQGEEGPFKTPVKEMFSKLPVSSTPSKVSATTSPPLGGLDPWKSAPLAKGSHELDFSPVRTLQLPFTPLQENQDLLGFNSTPLKNPLFESPRELLITESSDMVHAPLTSSPAFIHESTKQSSVELPASGFTENRSLMEGLILDTMNDSLSKILLDISFPGLEDENLGTDISWSQLIPELK